A window from Streptomyces sp. NBC_00335 encodes these proteins:
- a CDS encoding SMI1/KNR4 family protein, whose amino-acid sequence MTENARVKALEQIMPATHGADEDIDWQAAEATWGSRFPADFIAFMGRFGAGSINGEASVLLPLPKPGLQWDPAQMAEETANARQVWEAEGGRAAFDVDPESILAWGVTGGSDILCWLTTDPDPDRWPVLVVGRHTADSFAVYPYGMAEFLYLLCSDEFDVSPVSITFWDGGHLSFVHWRKAQRRWQEGRNPETGEPDPYAGDFAD is encoded by the coding sequence ATGACCGAGAACGCGCGCGTCAAAGCGCTGGAGCAGATCATGCCGGCGACCCACGGAGCCGACGAGGACATCGACTGGCAGGCGGCCGAGGCCACCTGGGGCAGCCGGTTCCCCGCCGATTTCATCGCCTTCATGGGCCGCTTCGGCGCGGGCTCGATCAACGGCGAGGCGAGCGTGCTGCTTCCGCTGCCCAAGCCCGGACTCCAGTGGGACCCGGCGCAGATGGCGGAGGAGACGGCCAACGCCCGCCAGGTCTGGGAGGCGGAGGGCGGCCGGGCCGCCTTCGACGTGGACCCGGAGTCGATCCTCGCCTGGGGCGTCACCGGCGGCTCCGACATCCTGTGCTGGCTGACGACCGACCCCGACCCGGACCGCTGGCCCGTCCTGGTGGTCGGCCGGCACACCGCCGACTCCTTCGCGGTGTACCCGTACGGCATGGCCGAGTTCCTCTACCTGCTGTGCTCCGACGAGTTCGACGTGAGCCCGGTCAGCATCACCTTCTGGGACGGCGGCCACCTCAGCTTCGTGCACTGGCGCAAGGCCCAGCGCCGCTGGCAGGAGGGGCGCAACCCCGAAACGGGCGAGCCCGATCCGTACGCGGGCGACTTCGCGGACTGA
- a CDS encoding extracellular solute-binding protein, giving the protein MRRRIFGAAATTVVLGLLIPLAGCGSSGGSADDSGTLRLVAAEYGDASANSSSKAFWDKVTADFTASNPGIKVQVELLPWADIDREVSRMVKAGNAPDMALMGGYSDFAAQGKLYSAPELLSVSAEANFLQPLSDAGSVRNTLYGLPFVASSRLLFYNEKLLTDAGVIPKDSKNGWQPKTWLDLKAAATALKAEGVKTPFAMPLGPEEAHAEAMIWELTNGGGYADSSGNYSLASEQNILTFKWIKENLVTPGLLGPVPPSKLNRADAFAAFTRGEVGMLNGYPQLAHEARAKGITVGAVAMPASDMLNTGEVPPNVGVADWMMAFKQNGHREEIGKFLEFVYRDKNLSDFAGRYHLLPSTVSASRTMAGSSGMDKNDQQFLNALRGAQLYPVNNPSWVVISDTIKRNIGRAVDPGGDPKTVLEEIASKANEVEKAR; this is encoded by the coding sequence GTGCGACGAAGAATCTTCGGCGCGGCCGCCACCACGGTCGTGCTCGGTCTGCTGATACCGCTGGCCGGCTGCGGCAGCTCCGGCGGAAGCGCTGATGACAGCGGTACGCTCCGCCTCGTCGCCGCCGAATACGGCGACGCCTCGGCCAACAGCAGTTCCAAGGCTTTCTGGGACAAGGTGACGGCTGATTTCACCGCCTCGAACCCCGGCATCAAGGTCCAGGTGGAGCTCCTGCCATGGGCCGACATCGACCGGGAAGTCTCCCGCATGGTCAAGGCCGGCAACGCCCCGGACATGGCCCTCATGGGCGGCTACTCGGACTTCGCGGCGCAGGGCAAGCTCTATTCCGCGCCCGAACTCCTCTCGGTTTCCGCCGAGGCGAACTTCCTGCAGCCCCTCTCCGACGCCGGCTCCGTCCGCAACACCCTCTACGGCCTGCCCTTCGTGGCGAGCAGCCGTCTCCTCTTCTACAACGAGAAGCTGCTCACCGACGCCGGGGTCATCCCGAAGGACTCCAAGAACGGCTGGCAGCCCAAGACCTGGCTGGACCTGAAGGCCGCCGCCACGGCGCTCAAGGCCGAGGGCGTCAAGACCCCGTTCGCCATGCCCCTGGGCCCGGAGGAGGCCCACGCCGAGGCGATGATCTGGGAGCTCACCAACGGCGGCGGCTACGCCGACAGCAGCGGCAACTACAGCCTGGCCTCCGAGCAGAACATCCTGACCTTCAAGTGGATCAAGGAGAACCTGGTCACCCCCGGGCTGCTCGGTCCCGTTCCGCCGTCCAAGCTCAACCGGGCCGACGCCTTCGCCGCCTTCACGCGCGGCGAGGTCGGCATGCTGAACGGCTACCCCCAGCTCGCCCACGAGGCGCGCGCCAAGGGGATCACCGTCGGCGCCGTCGCGATGCCCGCCTCGGACATGCTGAACACCGGGGAGGTCCCGCCGAACGTGGGCGTGGCCGACTGGATGATGGCCTTCAAGCAGAACGGCCACCGCGAGGAGATCGGCAAGTTCCTGGAGTTCGTCTACCGGGACAAGAACCTGTCGGACTTCGCCGGCCGCTACCACCTGCTGCCGTCCACGGTCTCGGCTTCCCGCACGATGGCCGGGAGCTCGGGCATGGACAAGAACGACCAGCAGTTCCTGAACGCCCTGCGCGGTGCGCAGCTCTACCCGGTCAACAACCCGTCCTGGGTGGTCATCAGTGACACCATCAAGCGCAACATCGGCCGCGCCGTGGACCCCGGCGGCGACCCGAAGACCGTCCTGGAGGAGATCGCCTCCAAGGCGAACGAGGTCGAGAAGGCCCGCTGA
- a CDS encoding polysaccharide deacetylase family protein encodes MTHTRMRSTKARIAVAGAVAAVAATAWGVTALVDPGHDTNHQNVSRQRQADDPAKGGGDAEPQAPGKPGGQVPEGIAHASESGGDAVNITIDDGPDPKWTPKVLDVLKKYDVKAVFCMIGPQAKEHPDLVKKVVAGGHRLCDHTMDHNTGMDKKPLAYQQQQILDAKKQIEDAAGGGAKVEYYRAPGGAFTPESRALAAANGMRPLGWNVDTKDFSKPGVAAIVGTVKAEIGNGPTVLFHDGGGDRTQSVEALDQVLAWLKEQGRPTGFPVVTGPSA; translated from the coding sequence ATGACGCACACGCGGATGCGGAGCACGAAGGCACGGATCGCCGTCGCCGGAGCGGTGGCGGCGGTGGCCGCGACCGCGTGGGGGGTGACGGCGCTCGTCGACCCGGGCCACGACACCAACCACCAGAACGTCTCCCGGCAGAGGCAGGCCGACGACCCCGCGAAGGGCGGCGGCGACGCCGAGCCGCAGGCGCCCGGGAAGCCGGGCGGGCAGGTTCCGGAGGGCATAGCCCACGCGTCGGAGAGCGGCGGCGACGCGGTCAACATCACCATCGACGACGGGCCCGACCCCAAGTGGACCCCGAAGGTGCTGGACGTACTGAAGAAGTACGACGTGAAGGCGGTCTTCTGCATGATCGGACCGCAGGCCAAGGAGCACCCCGACCTGGTCAAGAAGGTCGTCGCGGGCGGCCACCGGCTCTGCGACCACACCATGGACCACAACACCGGGATGGACAAGAAGCCCCTCGCCTACCAGCAGCAGCAGATCCTCGACGCGAAGAAGCAGATCGAGGACGCCGCGGGCGGCGGGGCCAAGGTGGAGTACTACCGGGCCCCCGGCGGCGCGTTCACCCCCGAGAGCCGGGCCCTGGCAGCGGCCAACGGCATGCGCCCGCTCGGCTGGAACGTCGACACCAAGGACTTCAGCAAGCCGGGCGTGGCCGCGATCGTCGGCACCGTCAAGGCCGAGATCGGCAACGGCCCGACCGTCCTCTTCCACGACGGCGGCGGCGACCGCACCCAGAGCGTCGAGGCCCTCGACCAGGTCCTGGCCTGGCTGAAGGAGCAGGGCCGCCCCACCGGCTTCCCCGTGGTCACCGGCCCCAGCGCCTGA